The proteins below are encoded in one region of Clostridium fermenticellae:
- a CDS encoding DUF1002 domain-containing protein: MKIRLLMSKLLAAFMMLSMLLVPGNIVHADAYKVVTLGGDLTESQKSDMLKYFNVNKDEANVIQVNIDEEKKYLGDTASSSQIGTKSISCAYVEPTSSGGLNVSTHNIYWVNSNMIKNALITAGIKNANVKAAAPFNVSGTAALTGILKGFENSSNGTKIDEDKKKVANDELVTTGEIGDKIGKDKAAGLMNDIKTEVIKDKPKDSDEVKKIVENVTNNYNVNLGSDDINKITDLMNKINGLNLSFSDLKGQLNSVTDKLKNVMTSDEAQGFFTKLMNSIKSFFSSLF, encoded by the coding sequence ATGAAAATTAGATTGTTAATGAGTAAATTATTGGCAGCATTTATGATGTTGTCCATGTTACTTGTACCAGGAAATATAGTCCATGCAGATGCATACAAAGTTGTTACTTTAGGTGGAGACCTTACAGAATCACAGAAGAGTGATATGCTTAAATATTTTAATGTTAACAAAGATGAAGCAAATGTAATACAAGTAAATATTGATGAAGAAAAGAAATATTTAGGAGATACTGCAAGCAGCAGCCAAATAGGTACAAAATCAATATCGTGTGCATATGTAGAACCAACTTCAAGTGGTGGACTCAACGTATCAACACATAATATATACTGGGTCAACAGTAATATGATAAAAAATGCATTGATTACGGCAGGGATAAAGAATGCAAATGTAAAAGCCGCAGCTCCTTTTAATGTATCGGGAACAGCAGCACTTACAGGGATACTTAAAGGATTTGAAAACAGCAGTAATGGCACTAAGATAGATGAAGATAAAAAGAAGGTTGCAAATGATGAACTTGTAACTACAGGTGAGATTGGTGATAAAATAGGAAAAGATAAAGCAGCAGGACTTATGAATGATATAAAAACTGAGGTTATTAAGGACAAACCTAAGGATTCTGATGAAGTAAAGAAAATAGTTGAAAATGTAACTAATAATTATAATGTAAATCTTGGTTCAGATGATATTAATAAAATAACGGACCTCATGAATAAAATAAATGGACTTAACTTGAGTTTTTCAGATTTAAAAGGACAATTAAATAGTGTTACAGATAAGCTTAAAAATGTTATGACAAGTGATGAGGCTCAAGGATTTTTTACTAAACTCATGAATTCTATAAAAAGCTTTTTTTCAAGCTTGTTTTAA
- a CDS encoding DHA2 family efflux MFS transporter permease subunit: MKETKKKNPWISVGVLVFSAFVATFNETILNVALIPIAHDMAVSSATVQWLITGYMLVTSVMVPVTAFLYQSISTRKLFLGALGIIFIGSIGCFIASDFPILLVSRMIQAVGTGMMIPIMMNSVLIIAPRNKIGMAMALCVCGITLGPAFAPSISGIIIQFFQWKAVFILFIALVIISIILGVFVLDNIAELTRPHLDIISVILSTLGLAALLYGISCVMSSHFIGIACIIIGILIIATFVYRQKGLEEPLLNFKPFFNTRFTLGVVMVFVAMLINFSLNTVMPSFLQGAFYCSSMISALVLLPGILLNAMSTNISGKILDKYGVRIMLPAGFIVTAIALFSLSCCNSSTKLLFIVIFHIIIYQGLAFTMSPAQTSALATLEPNMNAHGVAIVNTSMQIAASIGSSLLGGIQSAEKTVVLLKGASKSTALFIGFSRAVFAAFIIGIIGLIASIVYNVKLQKNERKAA, from the coding sequence TTGAAGGAAACAAAAAAGAAAAATCCATGGATAAGCGTAGGTGTACTGGTTTTTAGTGCATTTGTAGCTACATTTAATGAAACCATTTTAAATGTGGCATTGATTCCTATTGCACATGATATGGCTGTTTCATCTGCAACGGTTCAATGGTTAATAACTGGATATATGCTTGTAACATCTGTTATGGTTCCTGTTACAGCTTTTTTATATCAAAGTATATCAACAAGAAAACTGTTTTTAGGAGCATTGGGTATTATTTTTATAGGAAGTATTGGATGTTTTATTGCTTCTGATTTTCCTATATTATTGGTATCTAGAATGATACAGGCAGTTGGTACAGGAATGATGATTCCGATTATGATGAATTCTGTTTTGATTATTGCACCACGTAATAAGATTGGAATGGCAATGGCGCTGTGTGTCTGCGGTATTACACTTGGACCTGCATTTGCCCCAAGCATATCTGGTATTATTATACAGTTTTTTCAATGGAAGGCGGTCTTTATACTTTTTATTGCACTTGTTATAATTTCTATTATCCTTGGAGTTTTTGTACTGGATAATATTGCAGAACTTACAAGACCACATCTTGATATTATATCCGTAATTTTGTCTACACTTGGACTTGCTGCACTTTTATATGGAATTAGCTGTGTTATGAGTTCTCATTTTATAGGAATAGCTTGCATAATAATAGGTATTTTAATTATAGCGACATTTGTGTATCGTCAAAAAGGATTAGAAGAACCCTTATTAAACTTTAAACCATTTTTTAACACAAGATTTACATTAGGTGTTGTGATGGTTTTTGTAGCTATGTTAATTAACTTTTCTTTAAATACTGTTATGCCGTCTTTTTTACAAGGAGCTTTCTACTGTTCTAGTATGATTTCTGCTCTGGTGCTTCTTCCAGGTATATTATTAAATGCCATGTCTACTAATATTAGCGGTAAAATATTAGATAAGTATGGTGTAAGAATAATGCTTCCAGCAGGATTTATTGTAACGGCAATTGCACTTTTTTCACTTTCGTGTTGTAATTCATCTACTAAACTCTTGTTTATTGTCATATTTCATATTATTATTTATCAGGGACTTGCTTTTACGATGTCTCCAGCACAGACTTCAGCACTAGCAACTTTAGAACCAAACATGAATGCACATGGTGTAGCAATTGTAAATACTTCAATGCAGATAGCAGCTAGTATAGGATCTTCTTTATTAGGTGGAATTCAGTCAGCAGAGAAAACAGTAGTTTTGCTAAAGGGTGCAAGTAAGAGCACTGCACTATTTATTGGATTTTCAAGAGCTGTATTTGCAGCATTTATAATTGGAATCATTGGTTTAATAGCATCTATTGTTTATAATGTAAAATTACAGAAAAATGAAAGAAAGGCAGCATGA
- a CDS encoding MarR family winged helix-turn-helix transcriptional regulator: MNILKEISLLHRKMDMVLNLRIKKYGLSISQYIFLQCIYDTGEMTQIDLCKNLDLDKSTVAKSLARLEKNGLVSKKVNPADIRSVLVSLTPSANALIPEIQKICNKWIDDVTSDMTEIEKDVFLKLICKASNRACKLYEQSTYSSLDFE; the protein is encoded by the coding sequence ATGAATATCTTGAAGGAAATATCATTATTACATCGTAAAATGGATATGGTTTTAAATCTTCGTATAAAAAAATATGGACTTTCTATTTCTCAATACATATTTCTTCAATGTATATATGACACAGGAGAAATGACTCAAATTGATTTATGTAAAAACCTTGATTTAGATAAAAGCACAGTTGCTAAATCTTTAGCCAGACTTGAGAAAAATGGATTAGTTAGTAAAAAAGTTAATCCCGCAGATATACGTTCAGTTCTGGTTTCTCTTACTCCATCAGCAAATGCTCTTATTCCTGAAATACAAAAAATATGTAATAAATGGATAGATGATGTCACTTCAGATATGACGGAAATAGAAAAAGATGTCTTTTTAAAATTAATCTGTAAGGCATCTAATAGAGCATGTAAATTATATGAACAATCTACTTATTCATCTCTTGACTTTGAATGA
- a CDS encoding alpha/beta-type small acid-soluble spore protein codes for MSRNTNKLVVPEAKEALNRFKMESAKEVGVDLKNGYNGDLTSRQNGSVGGQMVKKMIEAYEKGL; via the coding sequence ATGTCACGTAATACTAATAAATTAGTGGTGCCAGAAGCTAAGGAAGCATTAAACAGATTCAAAATGGAATCAGCAAAAGAAGTTGGAGTTGATCTGAAAAATGGATATAATGGTGATTTGACTTCAAGACAAAATGGCTCTGTTGGAGGCCAAATGGTTAAAAAGATGATTGAAGCTTACGAGAAGGGATTATAG